The nucleotide window TTTTCCACAcctttattttgttgaattttacCCAAGCTGCCTCTGACCGATTTATGTCTGCGTGCTGAGTCACCTCACGCCTGcacactctgacattttcataCCTCAGGAGTTGTGTGCGTGCCCTCCAAGTCTCATAACTTATTAAACTTCTGCCCGTTCAGGTGGTTATTACCAACCTCATGATACATGGGTCAGTGTTTAGAGCGGTGCATTTGATTTCATGTTGTCCAATGCTTCACATAGAAAAGTACTGAGACtgtttaaatatgaaacatATTGAGTGACATCGATCATACATCTGGTCACAGAAAACCTCCCACTCTCCCAGCGCTGCAGAATTCACAGCACATTTTCACTGTGTACGTTGTAAGATGCCAAAAAGAGGATGGTGTTCCTGTCAATATAATCTGCACCGATGACACCATCTGTTTCTCATTGTCCCAGTTATTCATCATCATATCCCTCTTAGTTTGATTTTGGTTTTATATTAAGGAGTGAACAGGTCAGTGCCAGTAATCCAGATGTTGGCTTCCCATGCTGTTATGCAAGCTGTTAATCCCAGGTTTCAGGGAAGAGACTGTCATGAAGAGGAGTAAAGGTAAGTTCAAATGCAGCACATGTATGAATTGCCTTCGGCATTctgcataaaaacaaacatgctcTGTTTGTTTACACCTGAGAGatgttaaacacacatgtgcaaaaCATGGAAGTGGGGCATGCATTGTCCTGGCACATGGAGTTCATGGGAAATGTCCCCGAAAATGCACCTGTTTGATTCCAGTACTTACCCCCGTCCCCATTGGTCCATTTCCATCCACTGGAAACCATGATTAAACCAATAGTAGAGTGTTTTCCTCCATTTGGAGCGGGCGTTGCCTGTGGTGGAAAGTTTAAAAGGGgttgtgtgtcctgctgtcCCTCAGCGGACGCGTCAATCAACATGATCCCCATTGTGCTGGCCTCTGTGCTCTTTGCTAGCGGTAAGAACATCTGGCATTCTCCAAGTCTGTGTGCAATTGTTTCTGCGTGTTCTCAAAtttgtgtgagtgggtgtgcgTGCACATATCTCAGCACACAGGGAGCATGAAATAATCATTGTTCTCGTTCTCCTCTCTCATGTCCCACACATGTCCACCGTCTCGTCCTCATGCAGCCCTTGGGTGCGGCACCCCAACCATTGAGCCTATGAATTCCCGTGTGGTCAATGGAGTCGATGCCAAGCCCCACAGCTGGCCCTGGCAGGTAAGCTAATATACAAACACATCTGTCAATGGCCTCTCTTTTCATAAATTTACTGGTAAGCCTGAAGGGTCCAGCATCTGGTTATTGTATGTTAGACCCAGTGGTTattaaaatctataaatatttaaatggagGTTTATAAATTAAATCAGTCAATGATGAAACATCTCTGCGCCACATACCTGCCTCTAACTGTGTTCTCTGTCATCTCCAGATCTCGCTGCAGTATGAGAGGGATGGTGAATGGAGGCACACTTGTGGTGGATCTCTGATTGCTGCCAACTGGGTCATGACTGCTGCACACTGCATCAAGTacgagcagcagagggacacacaaacacactgattaCATATCACATGCAGACTTATCCCATTGTGACTGTATTGCTCTTATTCTGTGCTACAACTCTAACCTTAGTTTCTGAATTCTTCATTATCCTTGACAAAATGAGGGTTAGAAAAGTCCCACtcgacaaaaaacatttgaagtcATCAAATCATTCATCTTCAGTCCGTTTTAACTTGGGCCTCAACACTCTGCTCTCCTGCAGCACCAAGCTCTCCTACAGGGTGTTTGTGGGCAAACACAACCTGGTCGAGGAGGAGCCTGGCTCCCAGGCCATCCTGCCCGAGAAGATGATCGTCCATGAGAAATGGAACTCCATCTTCGTGGCCTTCGGGTAAGACAAGCACCCGGCGTGTACAGCACAGAGAGCACGGCTGGGTCTCCTGCCGTAACACACAGTCCATCATAATCTCACACGGCCTGTGTCGAGGTGACAAAGTACACTGAGGCTACGACTTGATTCATTCACTTCGCTCCAGCTCCTGCTTGTGACACAAGTTCTCCACCATCTTCATTCATCTCAAATTCTTCTACAACATAAATAAAgacaagtgtttttttgtttaaatgctaCGACATTTTTCACCTTTAAATAGGCAGTTGGATAACTTTCGATCCGACAGTGGAAACCTAGAGAGATAAGACGTTCCTTTATGTTGATTTAATTCTATGTGCTGATATGGATGCATAAGTACAGGTTGCCCTCATGCATTTGCTTTGTATGAACTGTATTAATTCCCAAGGCTTTTACTTTTGCTTTACTGTTTatcatttgtgttttacatttatgTGTCTGCCTCAATATACCTCAGAGTTAAAGGTTGAacgaatgaataaataaattaattttctttctgtttgtctttctttcagaAACGACATTGCTCTGATCAAGCTGTCAGAGCCTGTGACTTTGAGTAACCAGGTGCAGCTGGCATGTATCCCTGCCGCTGCCGCTCTCCTCTCCAACCTGTACCCCTGCTACATCACCGGATGGGGCAGGCTGTACAGTAAGTCCTTGTTTGCGGAGGGCTGttgctgtgtttatgtttcctgTCATTGCATTTTCTCTCAGCTTAACATCTCGGAAATGTCTTTATACTATTGTCCTCAAGAGTTTTATACTTGTGTGCCAGCGTAATGTTTTTGGATTTACAACCAGcgtgagtgtctgtgtgatcGGAGTCACCCAGGGAAACCTGCAAAGTTTGGGATGGAAATCACATTCATGTCATTTTCGCACAAAACTTTTTTCCCCGGGaaggtgttggggggggggggggggggttacttcTAAATTGAAAATTTTGGGCTCTGGGAAATGCTATAAAGCCGATTTGACAGACGGGTAGTGTATGTGGATGGTAATAgactctgcctgtgtgttttagCTGGAGGCCCCATCGCTGATAAGCTGCAGCAGGCTCTGATGCCTGTGGCTGATCATGCCACCTGCTCCAAGCCTGACTGGTGGGGTGTTGCTGTCAGGACCAGCATGGTGTGTGCCGGCGGGGATGGAGTCGTGGGTGGATGCAACGTAAGCtcgtttttcatttgttttaatgtgaatgAGCAAAGGATAATGaagttcaattttttttttttttttttaaattgaatggcAATATAACCCTCAATGATGCCACTCAAGAAAATGTGTATATAAAAAGGCAGTGAGTGTGTTCCAATGAAGATGGGAGGGGGATTTTTCCTTCTGTTCCAATTATACTTGAGCAAACATTGCTTCTCAGTGTTGCACCTACCAGTCTTCAAGTACCTCGaccaaatgaataaaacagaagctctcctcccctctctccgtGTCCAGGGAGACTCTGGCGGCCCCCTTAACTGCAAGAACAGCCAGGGAGCCTGGGAGGTCCACGGCATTGCCAGCTTCGTCTCCGGCCTTGGCTGCAACTACGTGAAGAAACCCACTGTCTTCACCCGCGTCTCTGCCTTCAACGACTGGATCGACaaggtgaaaacaaatacacacacacaaatagaattAAGCACTGTTCTGAATGAAAAATTCCCATTGTGTCAATGCCGTTCCCCTCAAAGAATGACTCAATCTTTTTCTTCTCAGGTTATGATGAACAACTAAAGAAGACGAAGTCTCAATAAAAATAAGACCAAGAAAACTATTTGTATTGTGTAACTCAAATCCCTCCAGATCATGGCAAACCCACATGTGATTAACTACATCCAGATGCACAGTAACCGAACAATggtccttttttgttttatttaaatcacatGACAAACCCCCACTCTGCCCTCATCTTAGGAGGTTTTctggaaataaatacaatgtaaacaaatgtcCAGCAGGTGTCCTCATACACTCATGATCGGGGATTGGTTGTGACAgctctcggggggggggggggggggggggggggggggagggacacAGTGCAAACTCCAGCGAATAGATGTGATTCACTGCAAATAGCCCACATAAAACAAGCAGGCGATTCAGTTGCATAGAGGATGATTAGAGTGAATcgagtgtgcgtgcgtgcgcgtgtgctTCTTGACATAGAGTATGAATCTAATATTCCTGCTTGAAACTGTTCTAGTTTGTCTTCATGTCCTCTCAACAAAGACCCATATTTATCATCTTGGGCTTCTCTTTCCTCATGATATCAGCGGCAACGGCCAGAATAGCAAAGTTAAGATGAACACTTCGGtcagattttaatttttttttgatgAGGATCAGAGAgtggagagggaaaaaaatgaagaga belongs to Platichthys flesus chromosome 3, fPlaFle2.1, whole genome shotgun sequence and includes:
- the ela3l gene encoding elastase 3 like; the protein is MIPIVLASVLFASALGCGTPTIEPMNSRVVNGVDAKPHSWPWQISLQYERDGEWRHTCGGSLIAANWVMTAAHCINTKLSYRVFVGKHNLVEEEPGSQAILPEKMIVHEKWNSIFVAFGNDIALIKLSEPVTLSNQVQLACIPAAAALLSNLYPCYITGWGRLYTGGPIADKLQQALMPVADHATCSKPDWWGVAVRTSMVCAGGDGVVGGCNGDSGGPLNCKNSQGAWEVHGIASFVSGLGCNYVKKPTVFTRVSAFNDWIDKVMMNN